In one Spartinivicinus poritis genomic region, the following are encoded:
- a CDS encoding HP1 family phage holin, whose translation MIMVSPMVIEKIISNAPYVASAATVIAGLTLKDWGVIIGIILTTITVVVNWVYKHRQDK comes from the coding sequence ATGATAATGGTTAGCCCAATGGTAATTGAAAAAATTATATCAAATGCCCCCTATGTAGCCAGTGCAGCCACCGTGATTGCTGGTCTAACACTCAAAGACTGGGGTGTCATTATCGGTATTATTCTGACCACGATTACTGTTGTTGTGAATTGGGTGTACAAACATCGGCAGGATAAGTGA